A window from Gammaproteobacteria bacterium encodes these proteins:
- a CDS encoding phosphoglycolate phosphatase — MTIKNHELILIDVDGTMIDSAPDIAFCVDGMMARLGLPARGEARVRLWVGNGAELLLNRALTGRMDGEPDREVYERAAPIFFDLYAQNVSTRSRLYVGVEEGLDFLYGAGYRLGAVTNKPERFTLPLLTTMGLRDYFEIVVSGDSLPEKKPHPMPLLHAADVLGVAPSLALMLGDSSNDVEAARAAGFQIVCVSYGYNHGQDIRAARPDAVIDSLTELAALLT, encoded by the coding sequence ATGACCATAAAGAACCACGAATTGATCCTCATCGATGTGGACGGCACCATGATCGACAGCGCGCCCGATATCGCCTTTTGTGTCGATGGGATGATGGCGCGGTTAGGGCTCCCTGCGAGGGGTGAGGCGCGGGTGCGATTATGGGTGGGCAATGGGGCGGAACTGCTGCTCAACCGGGCGCTGACCGGGCGCATGGACGGCGAGCCGGATCGAGAGGTATACGAACGCGCGGCGCCGATCTTTTTCGATTTATACGCGCAGAATGTCAGCACGCGCAGCCGTCTGTATGTAGGCGTTGAGGAGGGGCTTGATTTTCTGTACGGTGCCGGTTATCGGCTGGGCGCGGTGACCAACAAACCGGAGCGTTTCACCCTGCCGCTGCTAACCACGATGGGTTTGCGCGATTATTTCGAGATCGTGGTCAGCGGTGATTCCCTGCCCGAGAAAAAACCGCACCCAATGCCGCTGCTGCATGCCGCGGACGTGCTGGGTGTTGCGCCTTCGCTTGCATTGATGCTGGGTGATTCGAGCAACGACGTGGAGGCCGCGCGCGCGGCGGGCTTTCAGATCGTGTGCGTGAGTTATGGGTATAATCACGGCCAAGACATCCGTGCCGCGCGGCCGGATGCGGTGATAGATTCATTGACCGAACTGGCGGCGCTGCTGACCTAG